The following are encoded in a window of Halosolutus halophilus genomic DNA:
- a CDS encoding multicopper oxidase domain-containing protein, translated as MVDNENNQGGKGLQSKRRTFIQGLGMVPMSGFLTNDVSATQAGDVSTESDGTVRTYTVHAIEVDIVYNRFDLHQPNGAMYVLEENLEEAREASGKTPDDGFAMIDEGGSSSSAAGAIEPLVIRANRGDTVEIEFHNHLDEPASMHQTGLPYDVQTSDGMSVGYNADTTAAPGETITYTWEAANIGTHFFYDGANQALDSGPGSIDQVNLLSRGLFGAIVVEPPGATWTDPETGEELRSGVRADIHDPNALETSYREFVVFYHSPSGLKHDVYWPHSDKTQHPHAINYRSDPSGQRVNDSCPDCNTEKTFYHSWTHGDPGGGDNIYDVYKGDPVKFCFVGASQEENHVHHIHNSRWKQVPRTDADTIDAQTIGLGDAFQSYFVAGHGPGSVRPDMTFEEAFENGGGGYMHEGAGDVLFHCHMFPHYAEGMWGSMRVHDKERDFLEPLPNSSELISAGSDTPGYPEFIGDAIEKVNGVDDPKGYIAPEPPLQSVDDPRQPTGAERKALGDDIEPGAPYAGPVPDGETPNRVIEYTIVAMPAQVAYNDAGEHDPDGIVYVLEEANVPGVTDGTVTVNNAEQVRNGELNPEPLFLRANVGDLIKVRLKNEVDGAGASIHPHFVGFDVLGSDSLANGYNYYQGTDHGETNEYRWYADERGTIYFHDHIIALKEGQHGMFNALLVEPEGSEWVDPYSGEPAFSGAQANIITPDDSDENDFREQALFLHDFVPLRNRDGELITQNTQHNVNAGTMAVNLRNAPYYNRDGEDPAYVHSSKAHGDPPTPVLEAYEGDPIKFRVLQGAYEEMHNFAIHGLRMDPEGFAPDDYVSHVIGPSEAFTFDVAPEATQNAFDKTTNPDGVPVRDYRYGSNVIDDLWSGLWGLVRIWGGSVNHLECLPDHGSPALAITDDQLAEMGHPSQFSDFDWTEEGQWAKHYYHPDDTDRKTPPDKNARQNPNVGETPPQAPGDVESLTSRLDLPEGKVREFDVTAIETEIPYNDYGDHDPKGVVFVHDRYADEVRNGDRDPQPLTLHANEDELVRVNLTNDLPWDLNNDDEHPLTRVHKDHSWKRSHRISLHPNQVRYDTNTSDGSAVGFNYDTTVGRDETVTYEWYADGDLGTVLLTDAADVRSNRHHGAFGQLIVKEEGAIALDAVTAEPTPDAFTNIVRTRGDEEDYRQTSLLFADGQFILNRHNPDQPIVPAGEEDDPNDPPNQLGEEPQDHGFGAVNYRSEPFRYRFEGDEAQNKVFSSDVHGDPNTPILEAFADDPTRFRIGCVADKGRTVTFHLAGHQWQRYQGVDESPITGVDADLSPGKSETFDLLGGTSDHPGDYLYADAKQYRKLESGMWGMVRVTDGNDNDAADPQPLPDRSDDVPLRDRPGYAVVEGYVTANAELDTVVGVSASAIGAVGAGGVYLFTDTTADQVTDLSNADVQLLNQYVHEGAGADISLVNESTLAVSDLVVHTETDINIVLEGTVLADLLEQEPDSKLAAFVRSTTNSRANRIAPLSGIGNRTTKTLEKIVDDLGGNLL; from the coding sequence TCGTCTACAACAGGTTCGATCTGCACCAGCCAAATGGTGCGATGTACGTCCTTGAGGAGAACCTCGAGGAAGCCAGAGAAGCGTCCGGGAAGACCCCCGACGACGGGTTCGCGATGATCGACGAGGGTGGATCCAGCAGCTCCGCCGCGGGCGCCATCGAGCCGCTGGTGATCCGCGCGAACAGGGGTGACACGGTCGAGATCGAGTTCCACAACCATCTCGACGAACCCGCCTCGATGCACCAGACCGGGCTGCCCTACGACGTGCAGACGTCCGATGGGATGTCGGTCGGCTACAACGCGGATACGACGGCCGCCCCGGGCGAGACGATCACGTACACGTGGGAAGCAGCCAATATCGGCACCCACTTCTTCTACGACGGCGCCAACCAGGCGCTCGACAGCGGACCCGGCAGTATCGATCAGGTGAACCTCCTGTCGCGGGGGCTGTTCGGCGCGATCGTCGTCGAACCGCCGGGGGCGACCTGGACTGACCCAGAGACGGGCGAAGAACTCCGCAGCGGCGTCCGAGCGGACATCCACGACCCCAACGCTCTGGAGACGAGTTACCGCGAGTTCGTCGTCTTCTACCACTCGCCGTCGGGCTTGAAACACGACGTCTACTGGCCGCACAGTGACAAGACACAGCACCCGCACGCGATCAACTACCGGTCCGATCCCAGCGGGCAACGAGTCAACGACAGCTGTCCCGACTGCAACACCGAGAAGACGTTCTATCACTCCTGGACCCACGGCGATCCGGGAGGCGGTGACAACATCTACGACGTCTACAAGGGCGACCCCGTCAAGTTCTGCTTCGTCGGGGCGTCCCAGGAGGAAAACCACGTCCACCACATCCACAACAGCCGCTGGAAGCAGGTGCCGCGAACGGACGCCGACACGATCGACGCCCAGACGATCGGACTCGGCGACGCCTTCCAGTCGTACTTCGTTGCGGGCCACGGCCCGGGGTCGGTCCGGCCCGACATGACGTTCGAGGAGGCGTTCGAGAACGGTGGCGGCGGCTATATGCACGAGGGTGCGGGAGACGTTCTCTTCCACTGTCATATGTTCCCCCACTACGCCGAGGGGATGTGGGGATCGATGCGAGTCCACGACAAGGAGCGGGACTTCCTTGAGCCCCTGCCCAATTCCAGCGAACTCATTTCGGCGGGCTCGGACACGCCCGGGTACCCGGAGTTCATCGGTGATGCGATCGAGAAGGTGAACGGCGTCGACGATCCGAAGGGCTACATCGCCCCCGAACCGCCGCTGCAGTCGGTCGACGATCCGCGACAGCCGACAGGGGCCGAACGAAAAGCCCTCGGCGATGACATCGAGCCCGGCGCCCCCTATGCGGGCCCGGTTCCCGACGGTGAAACGCCGAACCGGGTCATCGAGTACACCATCGTCGCCATGCCGGCCCAGGTCGCGTACAACGACGCGGGCGAACACGACCCCGACGGGATCGTCTACGTCCTGGAGGAGGCGAACGTCCCCGGCGTGACCGACGGCACCGTGACGGTCAACAATGCGGAACAGGTCCGGAACGGTGAGCTCAACCCCGAACCACTCTTCCTGCGGGCCAACGTTGGCGACCTGATCAAGGTCAGGCTGAAGAACGAAGTCGACGGTGCCGGGGCCTCGATTCATCCGCACTTCGTCGGCTTCGACGTGCTCGGGTCGGACTCGCTCGCCAACGGCTACAACTACTACCAGGGAACCGACCACGGCGAAACGAACGAGTACCGGTGGTACGCCGACGAGCGGGGAACGATCTACTTCCACGACCACATCATCGCGCTGAAGGAAGGTCAACACGGCATGTTCAACGCCCTGCTGGTCGAACCGGAGGGCTCGGAGTGGGTCGATCCCTACTCGGGCGAACCGGCGTTCAGCGGCGCCCAGGCGAACATCATCACGCCTGACGACTCCGACGAGAACGACTTCCGCGAGCAGGCGCTCTTCCTCCACGACTTCGTCCCCCTGCGGAACCGCGACGGCGAACTCATCACCCAGAACACACAGCACAACGTCAACGCCGGGACGATGGCGGTCAACCTCCGGAACGCGCCCTACTACAACCGCGACGGCGAGGATCCCGCCTACGTCCACAGCTCGAAGGCCCACGGCGATCCGCCGACACCAGTGCTGGAGGCCTACGAGGGCGATCCGATCAAGTTCCGCGTCCTCCAGGGCGCCTACGAGGAGATGCACAACTTCGCCATCCACGGCCTCCGGATGGACCCGGAAGGGTTCGCCCCGGACGACTACGTCTCCCACGTGATCGGCCCCTCGGAGGCGTTCACCTTCGACGTCGCGCCGGAGGCCACGCAGAACGCCTTCGACAAGACGACCAACCCGGACGGCGTGCCGGTACGGGACTACCGGTACGGGTCGAACGTTATCGACGATCTGTGGTCCGGCCTGTGGGGACTCGTCCGAATCTGGGGCGGGTCCGTCAATCACCTGGAGTGTCTGCCGGACCACGGTTCGCCGGCGCTCGCGATCACCGACGACCAGCTCGCGGAGATGGGCCACCCCTCGCAGTTCTCGGACTTCGACTGGACCGAAGAGGGCCAGTGGGCCAAGCACTACTACCATCCAGACGACACCGACCGGAAGACCCCACCGGACAAGAACGCGCGCCAGAACCCGAACGTGGGTGAGACGCCGCCCCAGGCACCCGGTGACGTCGAGAGCCTGACGAGTCGACTGGACCTCCCGGAGGGTAAGGTGCGGGAGTTCGATGTCACGGCCATCGAGACGGAGATTCCCTACAACGACTACGGCGACCACGATCCGAAGGGCGTCGTCTTCGTCCACGATCGGTACGCGGACGAGGTTCGCAACGGCGACCGCGACCCGCAGCCGCTGACGCTGCACGCCAACGAAGACGAACTCGTCAGGGTGAACCTCACCAACGACCTCCCATGGGACCTGAACAACGACGACGAGCACCCGCTGACGCGCGTGCACAAGGACCACTCGTGGAAGCGGTCCCATCGGATCTCGTTGCACCCGAACCAGGTTCGGTACGACACCAACACCTCCGACGGCTCCGCGGTCGGCTTCAACTACGACACGACCGTCGGCCGCGACGAGACGGTCACTTACGAGTGGTACGCCGACGGTGACCTTGGGACGGTCCTGTTGACCGACGCGGCGGACGTCCGGAGCAACCGCCACCACGGCGCCTTCGGCCAGTTGATCGTGAAGGAGGAAGGCGCGATCGCACTCGACGCCGTGACTGCAGAGCCCACGCCAGACGCGTTCACGAACATCGTCAGGACCCGGGGAGACGAAGAGGACTACCGCCAGACCTCGTTGCTGTTCGCCGACGGGCAGTTCATCTTGAACCGTCACAACCCGGACCAGCCGATCGTGCCGGCCGGCGAGGAAGACGATCCGAACGATCCGCCGAACCAGCTCGGCGAGGAGCCCCAGGATCACGGCTTCGGCGCGGTCAACTACCGCTCGGAGCCGTTCCGGTACCGCTTCGAGGGCGACGAGGCCCAGAACAAGGTGTTCAGCTCCGACGTCCATGGCGACCCGAACACGCCGATCCTCGAGGCGTTCGCGGACGACCCCACGCGCTTCCGGATCGGCTGCGTCGCGGACAAGGGGCGGACGGTCACGTTCCACCTCGCGGGTCACCAGTGGCAGCGCTATCAGGGCGTCGACGAGTCGCCGATCACCGGCGTCGACGCGGACCTGAGCCCCGGCAAGTCCGAGACGTTCGACCTCCTCGGCGGAACCTCCGACCACCCGGGCGACTACCTCTACGCCGACGCCAAGCAATACCGCAAGCTGGAGTCGGGGATGTGGGGGATGGTTCGCGTCACTGACGGCAACGACAACGACGCGGCCGATCCGCAACCGCTCCCGGATCGGTCCGACGACGTGCCGCTCCGGGACCGACCCGGGTACGCCGTCGTCGAGGGATACGTCACCGCCAACGCCGAACTGGACACCGTCGTCGGCGTCTCGGCCAGCGCCATCGGCGCCGTCGGCGCCGGCGGCGTCTACCTGTTCACCGACACGACCGCCGACCAAGTCACCGACCTCTCGAACGCCGACGTCCAGCTCCTCAACCAGTACGTCCACGAGGGAGCAGGAGCCGACATCTCGCTGGTCAACGAGTCGACCCTGGCGGTATCCGACCTCGTCGTCCACACCGAGACCGACATCAACATCGTTCTCGAGGGCACTGTCCTGGCGGACCTCCTCGAGCAGGAACCCGACTCAAAGCTCGCTGCGTTCGTCCGATCGACGACCAATTCTCGAGCAAACAGGATCGCGCCGTTGAGCGGCATCGGGAACCGGACCACGAAGACCCTAGAGAAAATCGTTGACGATCTAGGCGGCAACCTGCTGTAA
- a CDS encoding PAS domain-containing sensor histidine kinase: MNDRADATETAFWPDDAGDSVALQRYRTLVNTVDDGIYQLDAAGRFVAVNDIIVELTGYARDELIGEHASIVLADDDVERITLEIAQSVANDEQLTDCFEITAHTAAGETRYCELRASLLVEDGTFQGSVGIVRDITDRKRTEETLDERERQLERERDLIDRILETSPVGIQVFDADGEVTRMNERVRDILEIPEEEAEIYDPSQRPVYDEDGREVPATEHPFARTLETGEPVYEDVLQIDLPSGDSRWLSVNAAPLFDDAGDIDRVVTTGEDITDLKERERDLETELNEIFGRISDAFYALDEEFRFTHVNDRAAELLQHDEEELLGKNLWETFPSAAEIDEVWEAFHTARETQEATSYELYYDLLGIWVEANLYPSETGVSVYFRDVTERKERERALEESERRYRTLVEYFPNGLVTLFDHDLEYTLAAGQGFDRIPVEPNDLEGKQFHDVWPDETAAGLRPVFQAALDGEEASVELEYADREWVVHAAPITDERGEVFAGMTMAQDITERREYQRKLEETIERLEDSNERLEHFAYAASHDLQEPLRMVSSYLQLIEDRYGDALDEDGKEFLAFAIEGAERMRKMIEGLLEYSRVETQGDPFEPTDLEDVVGDVLTDLQFRIEESAADVSIDELPRVNGDASQLRQLFQNLLSNAIEYSGDEPPTIHVEAENQGGTWIISVHDEGIGIEADDTERVFEVFQRLHSREEYDGTGIGLALCQRIVERHGGEIWVESEPDEGTTVSFTLPAGPWSGNCSE; the protein is encoded by the coding sequence ATGAACGATCGAGCGGATGCCACGGAAACAGCGTTTTGGCCGGACGACGCTGGCGATTCCGTGGCACTCCAACGCTACCGAACGCTCGTCAATACGGTCGACGACGGTATCTACCAGCTCGATGCCGCTGGACGGTTCGTCGCGGTCAACGATATTATCGTCGAACTGACCGGGTACGCGCGGGACGAACTCATCGGCGAACACGCCTCGATCGTGCTTGCGGACGACGATGTCGAGCGAATCACGCTCGAAATTGCCCAGAGTGTGGCGAACGATGAGCAGTTGACCGACTGCTTCGAGATCACAGCGCACACTGCCGCCGGCGAGACTCGATATTGCGAACTGCGAGCGAGTCTGCTCGTCGAAGATGGTACGTTTCAGGGATCGGTTGGGATCGTGCGTGACATCACCGATAGAAAACGAACGGAAGAGACACTCGACGAACGCGAGCGGCAACTCGAGCGCGAGCGTGATCTGATTGATCGAATTCTCGAGACCAGTCCCGTCGGCATTCAGGTATTCGACGCCGACGGGGAGGTCACCCGTATGAACGAGCGGGTCAGGGACATTCTCGAGATTCCCGAGGAAGAAGCGGAGATATACGATCCGTCACAGCGGCCGGTCTACGACGAGGATGGCCGCGAAGTTCCGGCCACCGAACATCCATTCGCTCGAACCCTCGAGACCGGTGAACCAGTTTACGAGGACGTCCTCCAGATTGACCTCCCGAGCGGCGACTCGCGTTGGCTCTCGGTCAACGCGGCACCCCTCTTCGACGACGCCGGCGACATCGATCGCGTCGTTACGACTGGTGAGGACATCACCGACCTCAAAGAACGGGAACGAGACCTTGAGACCGAACTGAACGAGATTTTCGGTCGGATCTCTGATGCTTTCTACGCACTCGACGAGGAGTTTCGATTCACCCACGTCAATGACCGGGCCGCGGAACTCCTGCAACACGACGAGGAAGAGTTGCTCGGCAAGAACCTCTGGGAGACCTTCCCCTCCGCCGCGGAAATCGACGAGGTCTGGGAGGCATTCCACACGGCACGCGAAACACAGGAGGCGACCAGTTACGAACTTTACTACGATCTGCTCGGGATCTGGGTCGAAGCGAACCTCTATCCGTCCGAAACTGGCGTCTCGGTCTATTTCCGGGATGTAACCGAGCGTAAGGAGCGTGAGCGTGCCCTCGAGGAATCCGAGCGGCGGTACCGCACGCTCGTGGAGTACTTCCCAAACGGACTCGTAACCCTGTTTGATCACGACCTCGAGTACACGCTGGCGGCCGGGCAGGGATTCGACCGCATCCCCGTCGAACCCAACGATCTCGAGGGGAAGCAGTTCCACGATGTCTGGCCGGACGAGACCGCCGCCGGCTTGAGGCCCGTGTTCCAGGCCGCACTCGACGGCGAGGAGGCGTCGGTCGAACTCGAATACGCTGATCGAGAGTGGGTGGTCCACGCGGCCCCGATCACCGACGAGCGTGGCGAGGTCTTCGCCGGCATGACGATGGCCCAGGACATCACCGAACGCCGTGAGTATCAGCGGAAACTCGAAGAGACGATCGAGCGCCTCGAAGATTCGAACGAACGACTCGAACACTTCGCGTACGCCGCCTCACACGACCTGCAAGAACCGTTGCGGATGGTGTCGAGTTATCTGCAATTGATCGAGGACAGATACGGCGACGCACTCGACGAGGACGGGAAAGAGTTTCTGGCGTTCGCCATCGAGGGCGCGGAGCGGATGCGAAAGATGATCGAGGGCCTCCTCGAGTACTCGCGGGTCGAAACGCAGGGCGATCCATTCGAACCAACCGACCTCGAAGATGTCGTCGGAGACGTCCTCACGGATCTCCAGTTTCGGATCGAGGAAAGTGCTGCCGACGTCTCGATCGACGAGCTCCCTCGTGTGAATGGTGACGCCAGCCAGTTACGACAACTGTTCCAAAACCTCCTGTCGAACGCGATCGAATACAGCGGTGACGAACCGCCGACAATCCACGTCGAGGCGGAGAACCAGGGCGGAACGTGGATCATCTCGGTCCACGACGAGGGGATCGGGATCGAGGCTGATGACACGGAACGCGTGTTCGAGGTCTTCCAGCGACTCCACAGCCGCGAGGAGTACGATGGGACTGGGATCGGACTGGCACTCTGTCAACGAATCGTCGAACGCCACGGCGGCGAGATCTGGGTCGAGTCCGAACCGGACGAGGGAACGACGGTGTCGTTTACGCTGCCAGCCGGACCATGGTCCGGGAACTGCTCTGAGTGA
- a CDS encoding response regulator → MDEFTRQQHRTYDILLVEPEPHSASRFINSFEATEIPNDVTVVSTGNQALDYITQHGDYTEAPPPDLILLDLHLPESSGIEILTELKDRPELRLIPVLVLTSSDEPAAVTRSYELHANAYVQKPDSADEFDQLVDAIVEFWLKLVHLPPKET, encoded by the coding sequence GTGGATGAATTCACACGACAGCAACATCGAACCTATGATATCCTTCTCGTAGAACCCGAGCCACATAGTGCCTCACGTTTTATCAACTCGTTTGAGGCGACAGAGATTCCGAACGACGTAACCGTCGTCTCCACCGGGAACCAAGCACTCGATTACATCACTCAGCACGGCGATTATACGGAGGCTCCCCCGCCGGATCTCATTCTTCTCGATCTCCACCTTCCCGAATCGAGTGGCATCGAGATCCTCACCGAACTCAAAGACAGACCCGAGTTACGACTCATCCCTGTGCTCGTCTTGACATCGTCGGACGAACCAGCGGCGGTCACCCGATCTTATGAACTCCACGCGAACGCCTACGTGCAAAAGCCGGATTCGGCGGACGAGTTCGATCAGTTGGTAGACGCGATCGTGGAGTTCTGGCTCAAACTCGTTCATCTGCCTCCGAAGGAGACATAA
- a CDS encoding HalOD1 output domain-containing protein — MCRRRSPTSTTVCPVRIEFEYEGYAVTVRSDGRIHIE; from the coding sequence GTGTGCCGTCGTCGCTCGCCGACGTCTACGACTGTCTGCCCAGTTCGAATCGAATTTGAGTACGAGGGGTACGCGGTAACCGTCCGAAGCGACGGTCGCATTCACATCGAATAA